TTCATATTATCTAACCCTTGCTGAAAGTCCTTTTCCAGCGCACCTTTCATAAACATACCCATGATGTTTTCGGGCCGGCCGTAGTTAGCGTCAAAGCCCCAGGTAACTTTCGTTTTGCCGTCGGCATCTTCGAGTTGAAAAAAGATATTGGCTTGTGAGTGGTAAGGTTTGAAGAAGTAAATTTTCTGGCGGATGTGTTTGTACGGCTCCAGCGAAATATGCTCCAGTTTGCCTTCTCCGATCTTTTCACCTTTCCAGGTGATGAATGCGCCGGCTGTGCCATCGATGCCGGTAAGCGTGTATACGGCAGCGGTGTCCGCCAGTTTCCAGGTACTCCATTTATTAAAGTGTTCGAACTTCGCCAGGTAGTCCCACACCACGTTAGCG
This genomic interval from Chitinophaga horti contains the following:
- a CDS encoding SRPBCC family protein translates to MKALKVLAWIVGVVVALFLVLVFAAPSHLRVERSILVNAPANVVWDYLAKFEHFNKWSTWKLADTAAVYTLTGIDGTAGAFITWKGEKIGEGKLEHISLEPYKHIRQKIYFFKPYHSQANIFFQLEDADGKTKVTWGFDANYGRPENIMGMFMKGALEKDFQQGLDNMKAVVEHRKPVTVKW